CCGTGTGTTCCTATGCGCGAACGTAAAGAGTGCCATTGTATGCTGTTTCTTACCCCAGATAATGAGTTTGCTGGCGAGCAGCAGGAGATACCTTTAGATACGATTAAAGAAGTACGCTCTAGCATGGGATGAACGAATCAATACCAGATCAATTCTGGGAAGGTGTAGAGCAATTTAATACTCGACAGTTCTACACCTGTCACGATACGCTAGAAGCTCTGTGGATGGAAGCAACAGAGCCAGAGAAAACGTTTTATCAAGGGATCTTACAACTTGCTGTGGCGCTTTATCACTTGGGTAATGCTAATTGGCGGGGAGCAGTTATTTTACTAGGAGAAGGCATTAATCGATTGCAGCGCTACTCACCCATTTTTAGTGGTATCGATGTTGAAGAACTGGTCGATAGGAGTAGTCATCTATTAGCACAATTGCAACAAGCAGGATCTGAAAAAATCGGTGATTGGATAGTAACTGAAGAATTTAACGCAAATTCAGACTTGCTGCCTATAATTACAACAGTGCAGCCAGAATAAATGGGTGTTTGCATTGGAGATGCTTGAGGAGTTGAAACTTAAGCATAGCAGTCATCGTCAGGTGAAATACAGTTCTGCGTTGCCAGGGTTCGTGCTTAATTTTCAGACAAACGTTATATGATGCTCCATTTCTTTTTGCCCTCGTCTTTTGTGCGTCGCTGCGGCTTGGCGATCGCAATTTTACCCTTGACTTTGATGAGTGCGATCGCTTTAAATACTCCTTTACAACGTGCCCAAGGTCAAACCGCCGAACAAAATTCGTTGATCATCAATTCTGATGTTCAAGAAGCAAACTCGCAAACAGGAATTTTTACAGCACGCGGTAACGTGCAAATGAATTATCCTGCACGGCAAATTCAAGCAACTGCTGCCCAAGCACAATATTTTAGCCAAGAGCGAAGAATTGTTCTCAGTGGCGACGTGTATATTTTACAGCAAGGAAACAGCATTCGCGGTGAAAATGTCACGTATATGATCGACGAAGGGCGATTTATCGCAACACCAAAGGCAAATCAACAAGTGCAATCGATTTACATTGTTTCTGAGCCGAATCCGAATCAACCACCAGGAACGCCGCCAGCACCCGCAGTACCGCCCTTAGCACCCAGCCCAGGATCGTAAACTGAATCCGTTATTTTTTACTTGTGGGTGTGTCGGGGAGTCCTCGTGAAAAAGATTGTCTTAGAAAATATCCACAAATCTTACGGTAAGCGCGTTATTGTCAATCGCGTCAGTATTTCTGTAGCGCAAGGTGAAGTTGTCGGGCTTCTTGGTCCTAATGGTGCCGGGAAAACAACAACATTTTACATCGCAACAGGCTTAGAAAAACCTAACGAGGGAACTGTATGGTTGGACGATCACAATATCACTGCACTCCCCATGCACCAGCGCGCGCGGTTAGGAATTGGCTATTTAGCGCAAGAACCAAGTATTTTCCGCAACCTCAGCGTTAAAGATAATCTGTTATTAGTTTTACAACAAACGAATGTTCCTCGACGCGAATGGCAGCACCGCTTAAATGAACTGCTACGGGAATTTCGTCTAGAAAAAGTCGCAAATACCAAGGGAATTCAAGTTTCTGGGGGCGAACGCCGACGTACCGAATTAGCAAGGGCTTTAGCTGCTGGACGTCATGGACCAAATTTTTTATTCTTAGATGAACCCTTTGCGGGTGTTGACCCGATCGCTGTCGCCGAAATTCAAGCTATGGTAAAAAAGTTACGCGATCGCCAAATAGGTATCTTGATCACCGACCATAATGTACGCGAGACACTTGCAATCACCGATCGCGCCTATATTATGCGTGAAGGACAAATTCTCGCAGCGGGTAACGCCGAGGAACTCTACAACGATCCTTTGGTACGGCAATACTATTTAG
This sequence is a window from Chroogloeocystis siderophila 5.2 s.c.1. Protein-coding genes within it:
- the lptB gene encoding LPS export ABC transporter ATP-binding protein, which translates into the protein MKKIVLENIHKSYGKRVIVNRVSISVAQGEVVGLLGPNGAGKTTTFYIATGLEKPNEGTVWLDDHNITALPMHQRARLGIGYLAQEPSIFRNLSVKDNLLLVLQQTNVPRREWQHRLNELLREFRLEKVANTKGIQVSGGERRRTELARALAAGRHGPNFLFLDEPFAGVDPIAVAEIQAMVKKLRDRQIGILITDHNVRETLAITDRAYIMREGQILAAGNAEELYNDPLVRQYYLGDKFQI
- a CDS encoding LptA/OstA family protein, producing MMLHFFLPSSFVRRCGLAIAILPLTLMSAIALNTPLQRAQGQTAEQNSLIINSDVQEANSQTGIFTARGNVQMNYPARQIQATAAQAQYFSQERRIVLSGDVYILQQGNSIRGENVTYMIDEGRFIATPKANQQVQSIYIVSEPNPNQPPGTPPAPAVPPLAPSPGS
- a CDS encoding DUF309 domain-containing protein: MNESIPDQFWEGVEQFNTRQFYTCHDTLEALWMEATEPEKTFYQGILQLAVALYHLGNANWRGAVILLGEGINRLQRYSPIFSGIDVEELVDRSSHLLAQLQQAGSEKIGDWIVTEEFNANSDLLPIITTVQPE